Proteins from a genomic interval of Nerophis lumbriciformis linkage group LG01, RoL_Nlum_v2.1, whole genome shotgun sequence:
- the ctdsp2 gene encoding carboxy-terminal domain RNA polymerase II polypeptide A small phosphatase 2: MESSVITQVQKEDVQVSPKTGQVSRSALKQPRSCNIFKALFCCLQAQDGPKIPPPLPPPSQQALLEAHENGTVVKLCEPSLLPEVNVQDQGKICVVIDLDETLVHSSFKPINNADFIVPVEIEGTTHQVYVLKRPYVDEFLQRMGELFECVLFTASLAKYADPVTDLLDQCGVFRARLFRESCVFHQGCYVKDLSRLGRDLHKTLILDNSPASYIFHPDNAVPVLSWFDDVDDAELLNLLPVFEELSQADNVYTQLDQLRGH; the protein is encoded by the exons ATGGAAAGTTCTGTTATCACCCAAGTGCAGAAAGAAGACGTCCAAGTGTCACCAAAAACAG GCCAGGTGAGCCGCTCTGCCCTGAAGCAGCCTCGGAGTTGTAACATCTTCAAAGCACTCTTCTGCTGCCTCCAAGCTCAGGATGGCCCCAAAATACCCCCACCACTGCCACCACCCTCCCAGCAGGCCTTGTTGGAGGCACACGAAAATGGGACAGTTGTCAAG TTGTGTGAACCCAGCCTCCTGCCTGAGGTGAATGTCCAGGACCAAGGAAAGATCTGCGTGGTCATAGATCTGGATGAGACGCTGGTGCACAGCTCTTTCAAG CCAATTAACAATGCAGACTTCATTGTGCCTGTTGAGATAGAGGGGACCACACACCAG GTGTACGTGCTGAAGAGGCCGTATGTCGACGAGTTCCTGCAGCGAATGGGGGAGCTGTTTGAGTGTGTGCTCTTCACCGCCAGTCTGGCAAAG TACGCTGACCCAGTGACGGACCTGCTAGACCAGTGCGGTGTCTTCCGGGCTCGGCTATTCCGGGAATCTTGTGTCTTCCATCAGGGCTGCTATGTGAAGGATCTGAGCCGCCTGGGCCGGGATCTCCACAAAACCCTAATCTTGGACAATTCTCCCGCCTCCTACATCTTTCACCCGGATAATGCT GTCCCTGTGTTGTCATGGTTTGATGACGTGGATGATGCTGAACTCCTCAACCTCTTGCCCGTGTTTGAAGAACTTAGCCAAGCGGATAACGTTTACACCCAGTTGGACCAGCTTCGCGGACATTAA